A region from the Desulfoglaeba alkanexedens ALDC genome encodes:
- a CDS encoding urease subunit gamma — protein sequence MRFSEREKEKLLIYTAAMLARDRMARGLKLNHPEAIAVITAAVLEGIRDGRKVADLMSYGATILTKDDVMEGVPEMIREIQIEGTFPDGTKLVTIHDPIR from the coding sequence ATGAGATTCTCCGAGAGGGAAAAAGAGAAACTTCTCATTTATACGGCTGCGATGCTCGCAAGAGACCGGATGGCCAGGGGCTTGAAGCTGAACCATCCCGAGGCGATCGCGGTGATCACTGCGGCAGTTCTCGAAGGCATACGGGACGGCAGAAAGGTCGCTGACCTGATGTCCTACGGTGCGACAATACTAACGAAAGACGACGTGATGGAAGGTGTGCCGGAAATGATCAGGGAAATCCAGATAGAGGGCACTTTTCCGGACGGCACAAAGCTCGTCACAATTCACGACCCCATACGGTGA
- the urtE gene encoding urea ABC transporter ATP-binding subunit UrtE, which produces MLSIKNITSAYGETVILRDVDIEIPRGSVVAVMGRNGVGKTTLLKTVMGLIRPLKGAITYNGRDITHLRPEARALEGIGYVPQGREIFPFLTVEENLVVGLEARGKKAAVPEGIFALFPGLRDIQNRKGGDLSGGQQQQLAIARILITEPKLLLLDEPTEGIQPSIVFEIENTIQFIKEQGKLSILLVEQYMEFALRLADFCYVMEKGSIAFHGNVGELSRDDIKNHMAI; this is translated from the coding sequence ATGCTTTCCATTAAGAATATCACAAGCGCCTACGGAGAAACGGTGATCCTGAGGGACGTCGATATCGAGATCCCCAGGGGTTCCGTTGTCGCTGTGATGGGCCGCAACGGCGTCGGAAAGACGACGCTGCTCAAGACAGTGATGGGCCTGATCCGTCCTCTGAAAGGCGCCATTACCTATAACGGCCGCGACATCACCCATTTGAGACCGGAGGCAAGGGCGCTCGAAGGGATCGGCTACGTTCCCCAGGGCCGGGAAATATTCCCGTTCCTAACCGTTGAAGAGAACCTTGTGGTCGGGCTGGAAGCGCGGGGGAAGAAGGCTGCGGTGCCGGAAGGGATTTTTGCGCTGTTTCCGGGGCTCAGAGATATACAGAACAGGAAAGGCGGCGACCTGAGCGGCGGCCAGCAGCAGCAGCTTGCCATAGCGCGCATCCTGATAACGGAACCGAAACTGCTCCTTCTCGACGAGCCGACCGAGGGCATACAGCCGTCGATTGTCTTCGAGATAGAGAACACCATACAATTCATCAAAGAGCAGGGGAAGCTATCCATTCTCCTTGTGGAACAATACATGGAGTTTGCGCTGAGGCTTGCCGATTTCTGCTACGTCATGGAAAAAGGATCGATTGCCTTTCACGGCAATGTCGGGGAGCTCAGCAGGGACGATATAAAGAACCACATGGCTATTTGA
- a CDS encoding sigma 54-interacting transcriptional regulator — translation METELFGHVKGAFTGAYTHREGRFEAANGGDLFLDEIGDVPLSIQVKLLRVLESKQIERVGDHRPISVDVRIITATNRNLYRLVTESRFREDFFFRINVIPIHLPPLRERMEDIPLLVDTFIRRLRKKSGKSITGLRPEAMQRFMNHAWPGNVRELKGTLEYAFVIAETGLIRPEHLPAPVTGTPYVPPQAEPVAALQPGGEEKTQLIRALKQAGGNQSEAASIHGVSRVTVWNRMKRHGIDLKRIVAAASRP, via the coding sequence TTGGAAACCGAACTGTTCGGTCACGTCAAAGGCGCTTTCACCGGCGCCTACACCCACCGGGAAGGGCGGTTCGAGGCGGCCAACGGCGGTGACCTCTTTCTGGACGAGATCGGGGACGTGCCCCTGTCCATCCAGGTGAAACTGCTGCGTGTGCTGGAAAGCAAGCAGATTGAACGGGTCGGGGATCACCGGCCGATTTCGGTGGATGTCCGCATCATCACCGCCACCAACCGAAACCTTTATCGGCTGGTCACCGAAAGCAGATTCCGCGAAGACTTTTTCTTCCGCATCAACGTGATCCCCATCCATCTCCCGCCGCTTCGCGAGCGGATGGAGGACATCCCGCTGCTGGTGGATACCTTTATCCGAAGGCTTCGAAAGAAGAGCGGGAAGTCCATCACGGGTTTAAGGCCTGAAGCCATGCAGCGGTTCATGAATCACGCCTGGCCGGGAAACGTGCGGGAGTTGAAAGGAACGCTGGAATACGCCTTCGTCATCGCTGAAACCGGGCTCATCCGGCCCGAACATCTTCCGGCGCCCGTCACCGGGACCCCTTACGTGCCGCCCCAGGCCGAGCCGGTGGCCGCCTTACAGCCGGGCGGAGAAGAAAAAACCCAGCTCATCCGCGCTCTCAAGCAGGCCGGCGGCAATCAAAGCGAGGCCGCAAGTATCCACGGCGTAAGCCGGGTCACCGTGTGGAACCGCATGAAGCGTCATGGGATCGACCTCAAGCGGATCGTGGCCGCGGCCTCCCGTCCCTGA
- a CDS encoding radical SAM protein: MHYEGPIYRPPSEADSLLIQATVGCPHNKCTFCMVYKKGPPYKVRPVSDIKADLEEARRDYGGGIRSIFFPAGNTIAMPTEDLAAICIHAHALFPHLERITVYGSSQYIHRKGLSDLIKLKQAGLTRIHVGLESGDDVVLRRIKKGTTAQEQIEAGQWVMAAGIELSEYVMIGIGGRERSREHALLTAKALNAINPDFIRIRTFLPKINTLLLHQIRSGRFQVLSPHEALRESAEIIRNLDVTSQVVSDHYTNYVDVHGKMPQDQHRMLRTIESALQMGEEMFRPVYVGTQ; this comes from the coding sequence ATGCACTATGAAGGCCCGATATACCGCCCTCCAAGCGAGGCAGACAGCCTGCTGATCCAAGCTACCGTAGGTTGTCCGCACAACAAGTGCACCTTCTGCATGGTCTACAAGAAGGGTCCGCCATATAAAGTGCGTCCGGTGTCTGATATTAAGGCTGATCTCGAGGAGGCTCGACGCGATTATGGCGGTGGGATCAGGAGTATCTTCTTCCCGGCAGGCAACACCATTGCCATGCCCACGGAAGATCTGGCCGCCATCTGCATCCATGCTCACGCGCTTTTCCCGCATCTTGAACGCATCACCGTATACGGCTCCTCGCAATACATTCATCGCAAAGGATTGTCTGATCTGATCAAACTCAAACAGGCTGGTTTGACCCGCATCCATGTGGGCCTTGAAAGCGGAGATGATGTCGTTCTTCGACGGATCAAGAAAGGGACTACGGCCCAAGAGCAGATCGAGGCGGGGCAATGGGTGATGGCGGCGGGAATCGAGCTGAGCGAGTATGTCATGATCGGCATCGGCGGAAGGGAGAGGAGTCGGGAGCACGCCCTGCTCACGGCGAAGGCCCTGAATGCCATCAATCCCGATTTTATCCGTATCCGGACATTTCTCCCCAAGATCAATACGCTTCTCCTCCACCAGATCCGAAGCGGCCGATTCCAGGTGCTCAGTCCTCACGAAGCCCTCCGCGAATCAGCGGAGATCATTCGGAATCTGGACGTCACCTCTCAGGTGGTCAGTGATCACTACACCAATTATGTGGATGTCCACGGCAAAATGCCCCAAGACCAGCACAGGATGCTCAGGACTATTGAAAGCGCCCTCCAAATGGGCGAAGAGATGTTCCGACCTGTATATGTAGGGACCCAATAA
- the urtB gene encoding urea ABC transporter permease subunit UrtB, whose translation MEVFLSQLFNGLSLSAILLLVALGLSITFGIMGVINFAHGEYLMVGAYTAYVMQRLSHGDQTGISFLLALPIAFAVAYLLGLIVEKLLIRFLYGRPYESILATWGLSLILQQGARSIFGANNVEVTAPHWLQGGIQPLDGFQLPYNRIFILSLAVFAVAGMYFYVNRSSSGRRMRAVMQNRDMSACMGIKIRKVDSLTFAIGSGIAGVAGCAVSLLGSIGPSTGQNYIVDAFMVVVLGGVGSLSGTIAGALMIGLTNPLFEYVTTSSMGKVIVFTLVIIFLQWRPSGLFAIKTRALD comes from the coding sequence ATGGAAGTTTTTCTCTCCCAACTCTTTAACGGATTAAGCCTGAGCGCGATCCTTTTGCTTGTCGCCTTGGGTCTCTCCATCACCTTCGGGATCATGGGGGTGATCAATTTCGCCCACGGCGAATACCTGATGGTCGGGGCATACACCGCCTATGTGATGCAAAGACTGTCTCACGGGGATCAGACAGGCATCAGCTTCCTTTTGGCCCTGCCCATTGCATTCGCCGTTGCCTATCTTCTCGGCCTGATCGTCGAAAAGCTCCTCATTCGTTTCCTTTATGGAAGACCGTATGAAAGCATTCTCGCCACCTGGGGCCTGAGCTTGATCCTCCAGCAGGGAGCGCGCAGTATTTTCGGGGCCAACAACGTGGAGGTCACGGCGCCGCACTGGCTGCAAGGCGGCATTCAGCCCCTCGACGGCTTTCAGCTTCCCTACAACAGGATATTCATCCTGTCCCTGGCCGTTTTTGCCGTAGCGGGCATGTATTTTTATGTCAACCGTTCTTCGAGCGGAAGGAGAATGCGGGCAGTCATGCAAAACAGGGATATGAGCGCCTGTATGGGCATCAAGATAAGAAAGGTTGACTCTCTTACCTTTGCCATCGGATCGGGCATCGCAGGGGTCGCGGGTTGCGCGGTGAGCCTGCTCGGATCAATCGGTCCCTCCACGGGCCAGAACTATATTGTCGACGCATTCATGGTGGTCGTGCTCGGGGGTGTGGGCAGTCTGTCCGGCACCATTGCGGGGGCGCTGATGATAGGCCTCACGAATCCGCTTTTTGAATATGTGACTACGTCGAGTATGGGAAAGGTGATCGTCTTTACCCTGGTAATCATCTTCCTCCAGTGGAGGCCTTCGGGACTCTTTGCGATAAAAACAAGGGCTTTGGATTGA
- the urtC gene encoding urea ABC transporter permease subunit UrtC has translation MTKTILHFLSGGKNAFSFLIFCAVLLVLPLVLSDFRLNLLGKFLSFAIVAIGIDLIWGYTGILSLGHGVFFSLGAYAMGMYLKLQSESLPDFMMWSGLTELPWFWKPFSHAWFALPMAVLAPVVLAVIIGIPTFTARIKGPYFAILTQALALVFSILFIGQQPYTGGTNGITNFQDVFGYSLSEPSTMRGLYIVTAIILMLVFLFAKWLVSTQMGRIFIAIRDGENRLRFLGYNTTLFKVAVFSLSACLAGLAGALYVPQVGIISPSMMGILPSVEMAIWVAVGGRGNLAGAVLGTLAVNFAKTYLSETFPDSWLYFQGALFVAVVLLFPQGIIGLLDRFRSGHGRAALRKKAPAPVARG, from the coding sequence ATGACGAAGACAATTCTTCACTTTCTGTCCGGTGGTAAAAACGCCTTTTCCTTCCTCATCTTCTGCGCGGTCCTTCTCGTCCTGCCTCTTGTGCTTTCCGATTTCCGCCTGAACCTTCTTGGAAAATTCCTCTCCTTCGCCATCGTTGCAATCGGGATAGACCTCATCTGGGGCTATACGGGCATACTGAGCCTCGGGCACGGTGTGTTCTTCAGTCTCGGCGCCTATGCCATGGGCATGTACCTGAAACTCCAGTCGGAGAGCCTGCCCGATTTCATGATGTGGAGCGGATTAACAGAGCTTCCCTGGTTCTGGAAACCCTTTTCGCACGCCTGGTTTGCCCTCCCCATGGCTGTCCTGGCGCCTGTCGTCCTTGCCGTCATCATCGGAATCCCCACCTTCACGGCGCGGATCAAGGGACCCTATTTCGCTATCCTGACCCAGGCCCTGGCCCTTGTATTTTCCATCCTGTTCATCGGGCAGCAGCCCTATACGGGCGGAACCAACGGGATCACCAATTTTCAGGACGTCTTCGGCTATTCGTTGTCCGAACCGTCGACCATGCGCGGTCTTTATATAGTCACCGCGATAATCCTGATGCTTGTCTTCCTCTTTGCAAAATGGCTCGTATCCACGCAGATGGGCAGGATCTTCATCGCTATCAGGGATGGTGAGAACCGCCTCAGGTTCCTCGGATACAACACGACCCTTTTCAAAGTCGCCGTCTTTTCCCTGTCCGCCTGTCTTGCCGGTCTCGCAGGCGCCCTTTACGTGCCGCAGGTCGGCATCATCTCGCCGTCCATGATGGGGATCCTCCCTTCAGTCGAAATGGCGATATGGGTTGCGGTAGGAGGCCGGGGGAACCTTGCCGGCGCTGTTCTCGGCACACTCGCGGTGAATTTTGCAAAAACGTACCTGAGCGAGACGTTTCCCGACAGTTGGCTCTATTTCCAGGGCGCCTTGTTTGTCGCCGTCGTGCTCCTGTTCCCGCAGGGCATAATCGGCCTCCTGGACAGGTTCAGGAGCGGACACGGCAGGGCCGCACTGCGTAAGAAGGCTCCGGCGCCGGTGGCGAGGGGATGA
- a CDS encoding P-II family nitrogen regulator has protein sequence MKMIVAILRPDRLKGVEDRLKEAGFPSLTEFSVRGRGRQKGITIGDMHYEKLPKSCLLIAAKDGDVKTITGIVTDAGKTGHIGDGKIFVIDVEEAIRIRTGEQGEATL, from the coding sequence ATGAAAATGATCGTTGCCATCCTGAGACCGGACAGATTGAAGGGTGTTGAAGACCGACTTAAGGAAGCAGGCTTCCCCTCGCTGACGGAATTCAGCGTGAGAGGCAGAGGCAGGCAGAAAGGCATTACCATCGGCGACATGCACTATGAAAAGCTGCCGAAATCCTGTCTTCTCATAGCGGCAAAAGACGGGGACGTGAAGACAATTACGGGCATCGTTACCGATGCGGGAAAAACCGGTCACATAGGAGATGGAAAGATCTTCGTCATAGATGTCGAAGAAGCGATTCGCATACGAACCGGGGAACAGGGGGAAGCGACCCTGTAG
- the urtA gene encoding urea ABC transporter substrate-binding protein, with protein MFVLSLGMGNIAFSAEPIKVGVLHSLSGTMSISEVAVKDATLMAIEEINAEGGLLGRRIVPIIEDGASDWPTFAEKAKKLIWKDKVDVVFGCWTSASRKAVLPVFEKADHLLFYPVQYEGLEASKNIVYTGAAPNQQIMPAVTWLLKQNKKKMFLLGSDYVFPRTANLIIKAQLKAEGGTLVGEEYTPLGHTEYSTVINKIKAAKPDVVFNTLNGDSNVAFFKQLRAAGISAEDIPTMSVSIAEDEIRAIGADNLVGHYAAWNYFMSMKTPENETFVKNYKARYGANRVTDDPIEAGYFGVYLWAEAVKKAGTTDVAKVREAVKGISYKAPEGLVTVSKINNHTSKLVQIGKVRSDGQFDIVWTSGKVVEPDPFPALVSKKKVLAPGKIVDE; from the coding sequence ATGTTTGTCCTGTCACTTGGAATGGGGAACATCGCCTTTTCGGCGGAACCGATAAAAGTCGGGGTGCTGCATTCTCTCAGCGGCACCATGTCGATCAGCGAGGTCGCGGTGAAAGACGCAACATTGATGGCAATAGAGGAGATCAACGCAGAAGGCGGGCTCCTGGGCAGACGGATCGTGCCGATCATCGAGGACGGAGCTTCGGATTGGCCGACCTTCGCGGAGAAGGCCAAAAAACTGATATGGAAGGATAAGGTGGATGTGGTTTTCGGGTGCTGGACCTCGGCAAGCCGCAAGGCGGTGCTGCCGGTCTTTGAAAAGGCAGACCACCTGTTGTTCTACCCCGTCCAGTATGAAGGACTGGAGGCGTCGAAGAACATAGTCTATACAGGGGCAGCCCCTAATCAGCAGATCATGCCGGCGGTGACATGGCTCCTCAAACAGAACAAGAAGAAGATGTTCCTTCTCGGTTCGGACTACGTATTCCCCAGGACCGCAAATCTCATCATTAAGGCGCAGCTGAAAGCGGAAGGCGGAACACTTGTAGGCGAGGAATATACGCCCCTCGGCCACACCGAATACAGCACGGTCATAAACAAGATAAAGGCGGCAAAGCCGGACGTCGTTTTCAATACCTTGAACGGCGACAGCAACGTGGCCTTTTTCAAGCAGCTTCGGGCGGCAGGCATTTCCGCCGAAGATATTCCCACCATGTCGGTGAGCATCGCAGAAGACGAGATCAGGGCAATCGGAGCCGACAACCTGGTCGGCCACTATGCCGCCTGGAACTACTTTATGAGCATGAAGACACCGGAAAATGAGACGTTCGTGAAGAACTACAAGGCAAGATACGGTGCAAACCGGGTAACCGACGACCCTATCGAAGCGGGTTACTTCGGCGTGTACCTGTGGGCGGAAGCAGTCAAGAAGGCAGGGACCACCGATGTTGCGAAAGTCAGGGAAGCGGTGAAGGGCATCTCCTACAAAGCACCGGAAGGACTGGTGACCGTAAGCAAGATCAACAACCATACGTCGAAGCTTGTACAGATCGGGAAGGTGAGAAGCGACGGCCAGTTCGATATCGTCTGGACCTCGGGCAAGGTCGTGGAACCCGACCCCTTTCCCGCTCTCGTATCAAAGAAGAAAGTCCTTGCCCCGGGCAAGATAGTGGACGAGTAA
- the urtD gene encoding urea ABC transporter ATP-binding protein UrtD has translation MAIVQANRVSVDFSGFKALNKVNFYMDTGELRFLIGPNGAGKTTLLDVICGKVKPTEGEVLFGDNIDIGKLSEYRIARCGVSRKFQTPSIFENLTVLENMELSLKSGRGLVSSCFRKPDSAARDRIHAVLRNVDLDEKADQKAGYLSHGEKQWLEIAMTIMQEPKLLLVDEPVAGMTGRERNRTGEILMEIAEERSVLVVEHDMNFVKRFAKTVTVLHEGRVLCEGTFEEVSNDPTVIDVYLGRGGEAENAFH, from the coding sequence ATGGCAATAGTGCAGGCAAACCGTGTTTCGGTCGATTTCAGCGGCTTCAAGGCCCTTAATAAAGTGAACTTTTACATGGACACCGGAGAGCTCCGCTTTCTTATCGGGCCGAACGGTGCGGGGAAGACAACGCTGCTGGACGTTATCTGCGGGAAGGTGAAGCCGACCGAGGGCGAGGTATTGTTCGGGGATAATATCGATATCGGGAAACTGAGCGAATACCGCATTGCGCGATGCGGGGTGAGCAGAAAATTCCAGACGCCGTCGATCTTCGAAAATCTTACCGTTTTGGAAAACATGGAGCTTTCACTGAAGAGCGGGCGCGGCCTGGTCTCTTCCTGTTTTCGCAAACCCGACAGTGCGGCGCGGGACCGGATTCATGCAGTGCTCCGGAACGTTGATCTTGATGAAAAGGCCGACCAGAAGGCCGGATACTTGTCTCACGGTGAGAAGCAATGGCTCGAGATCGCCATGACAATCATGCAGGAGCCGAAACTCCTCCTTGTCGATGAGCCGGTAGCCGGCATGACCGGGCGGGAAAGGAACAGGACCGGGGAAATCCTGATGGAAATCGCAGAAGAACGATCGGTGCTCGTGGTGGAACACGATATGAATTTCGTAAAGAGGTTCGCAAAGACGGTCACCGTACTGCACGAAGGAAGAGTCCTTTGCGAGGGGACTTTCGAAGAGGTCAGCAACGACCCGACCGTGATCGACGTGTACCTGGGAAGAGGCGGGGAGGCGGAAAATGCTTTCCATTAA
- a CDS encoding urease accessory protein UreE, whose protein sequence is MIIIEEIDKNRAIPAQAEHDVIVMGWEDRRRTRQRVRTLKGRECAIALPTGTVLGDGEVVYVEPDFYISIEAKEEDLLVVPLRDPTSAAALGYEMGNRHLPVSISHGSLATPYDRLIEEWLSKSGVPYERRKGKFEPVRMVHHHG, encoded by the coding sequence ATGATTATCATAGAAGAGATCGACAAGAACCGGGCGATTCCCGCACAGGCCGAACACGATGTCATTGTGATGGGCTGGGAAGACAGAAGACGAACCAGGCAGCGCGTACGGACGCTGAAGGGAAGAGAATGCGCGATCGCTCTGCCCACGGGGACCGTCCTCGGTGACGGCGAGGTAGTGTACGTGGAGCCTGACTTTTACATTTCCATAGAGGCAAAAGAGGAGGACCTACTTGTGGTGCCCCTCCGTGATCCGACTTCGGCGGCGGCCCTGGGATATGAAATGGGCAACAGGCACCTTCCCGTTTCGATCAGCCACGGCTCTCTGGCGACACCGTATGATCGCCTTATCGAAGAGTGGCTTTCGAAATCGGGTGTTCCATACGAACGTAGAAAAGGCAAATTCGAGCCCGTAAGGATGGTGCATCACCATGGATGA
- a CDS encoding urease subunit beta encodes MIPGEYIIKDGEIELNRGRRTAKLMVGNTGDRPVQVGSHFHFFEVNKELVFDRSQAFSMRLDIPAGTAVRFEPGQQKEVSLVEFGGAKTVYGLNGLTNGPLDDESVKDRALQAARQKGFGGA; translated from the coding sequence ATGATACCGGGAGAATACATCATCAAAGACGGTGAGATCGAGCTCAACCGGGGAAGACGAACTGCAAAACTCATGGTTGGCAACACCGGCGACCGCCCCGTGCAGGTGGGCTCACATTTCCATTTCTTCGAGGTGAACAAAGAACTCGTCTTCGACCGCAGTCAGGCCTTTTCCATGAGGCTCGACATTCCCGCGGGGACGGCGGTCAGGTTCGAACCGGGGCAGCAGAAAGAGGTCTCTCTTGTCGAATTCGGCGGGGCCAAAACGGTTTACGGCCTTAACGGGCTCACCAACGGGCCTCTGGACGACGAATCGGTAAAAGACCGTGCCTTGCAGGCGGCCCGACAAAAAGGCTTCGGAGGTGCATGA
- the ureC gene encoding urease subunit alpha encodes MFGPTTGDRVRLADTELFIEIEQDLTAYGDEVKFGGGKVIRDGMGQSPTATRKEGVLDVVITNATILDHWGIVKADIGIRDGKIWGIGKAGNPDLMDGVTAGMVVGASTEVIAGEGLIATPGGIDTHIHFISPQQIETAIESGITTIIGGGTGPATGTNATTCSPGEWNIHRMLESVEAFPLNFGFLGKGNCSTADPLREQIEAGAIGLKLHEDWGSTPAAIDTALSVAEEYDVQVAIHTDTLNEAGFVEETLSAFKGRTIHTYHTEGAGGGHAPDIIRACGEANVLPSSTNPTMPFTVNTMDEHLDMLMVCHHLDPRIPEDVAFADSRIRAETIAAEDILHDMGAFSMMSSDSQAMGRVGEVIIRTWQTAHKMKLQRGKLPGDETDNDNLRAKRYVAKYTINPAVTHGISRYVGSLEKGKLADIVLWEPAFFGVKPAMIIKGGFIAYAQMGDANASIPTPQPLMMRPMFGAFGRAPATTCLTFLSKAAIEAGVHRRLGLTKEAAFVSNCRAIGKKDMINNDCLPAIEVDPETYVVKADGQILTCGHALELPLTQRYFLF; translated from the coding sequence ATGTTCGGCCCGACCACAGGGGACAGGGTTCGTCTCGCCGATACCGAGCTTTTCATAGAGATCGAACAGGATCTTACCGCCTACGGCGACGAGGTGAAATTCGGCGGAGGCAAGGTGATCCGCGACGGCATGGGGCAATCGCCCACCGCCACCCGAAAGGAAGGAGTTCTCGATGTGGTCATCACCAATGCGACCATACTGGACCACTGGGGTATCGTCAAGGCGGATATAGGCATCAGGGACGGAAAGATATGGGGCATAGGCAAGGCAGGCAACCCGGATCTCATGGATGGCGTGACCGCCGGGATGGTCGTCGGTGCATCCACCGAGGTCATTGCCGGGGAAGGACTTATTGCGACCCCCGGAGGGATCGATACGCACATTCACTTCATCTCCCCCCAGCAGATCGAAACCGCCATCGAATCGGGGATTACGACCATAATCGGAGGGGGCACGGGGCCGGCGACCGGAACAAATGCGACCACGTGCAGCCCCGGCGAATGGAACATCCATCGCATGCTCGAATCCGTCGAGGCCTTTCCCCTGAATTTCGGCTTTCTCGGTAAGGGCAACTGTTCCACTGCCGACCCCTTACGCGAACAGATCGAGGCAGGGGCCATCGGGCTCAAGCTGCATGAGGACTGGGGTTCTACCCCGGCGGCTATCGATACGGCCCTTTCCGTTGCGGAGGAGTATGACGTCCAGGTTGCAATCCACACGGATACCCTGAACGAGGCAGGCTTCGTGGAAGAGACCCTTTCAGCATTCAAGGGAAGGACCATTCACACGTACCATACGGAAGGGGCAGGCGGCGGGCATGCGCCCGATATCATCAGGGCGTGCGGGGAGGCGAATGTCCTTCCCTCATCGACCAACCCCACCATGCCTTTCACGGTCAATACCATGGACGAGCACCTGGACATGCTCATGGTGTGCCATCACCTCGATCCCCGCATTCCGGAGGATGTGGCCTTTGCCGACTCACGCATCCGGGCGGAAACCATAGCGGCCGAGGACATCCTTCACGATATGGGGGCATTCAGTATGATGTCCTCCGACTCGCAGGCCATGGGGCGGGTCGGAGAAGTGATTATCAGGACCTGGCAGACCGCGCACAAAATGAAGCTGCAGAGGGGCAAACTTCCGGGTGACGAGACGGACAATGATAACCTCCGGGCCAAAAGGTACGTGGCCAAGTACACGATTAATCCTGCCGTCACCCACGGGATATCCCGGTACGTCGGCTCGCTCGAGAAGGGAAAGCTTGCCGATATCGTTCTTTGGGAACCGGCCTTCTTCGGCGTAAAACCGGCGATGATCATAAAGGGCGGCTTTATCGCATATGCTCAGATGGGCGACGCCAATGCCTCCATCCCCACCCCTCAGCCGCTCATGATGCGACCCATGTTCGGCGCGTTCGGTCGTGCGCCCGCCACAACATGCCTGACCTTTCTTTCAAAGGCCGCCATCGAGGCCGGTGTCCACCGTCGCCTGGGGTTGACCAAAGAGGCGGCATTCGTGAGCAACTGCCGGGCGATCGGCAAGAAAGACATGATAAACAACGACTGTCTGCCCGCAATAGAGGTGGATCCAGAAACGTACGTCGTCAAAGCGGACGGGCAGATCCTGACGTGCGGGCACGCCCTGGAGCTGCCGCTCACCCAGAGGTATTTCCTGTTTTAG